In one Streptomyces sp. NBC_01288 genomic region, the following are encoded:
- a CDS encoding phage baseplate protein: MAVAPIDLSAPAARWLWQKGTLHEPTVLQSFALDEVHQRLYVLQLRTGGADAGNLCLNQLDYTGKALGHMHLQGFGHGVSMGVQNTSDGDVWIWTEAAAKAGSGGAYGQAVTRFHFANGATRTSADVAVRKPIANSTNNQPTVCMTSKRIAIRYRIANQPRYRVWDLDAFVARDYATPLADIAQTGAHPDPSIPFQGYALDGDHLYQLAGSAYNSTTNPPAKHGNTYVSCLDIRTGELVQRSRTEAGYNLTYREPEGLAVRTKPSTRLCIGFASGEAGARKFSLCHKP, translated from the coding sequence GTGGCCGTCGCGCCGATCGATCTGTCCGCACCGGCGGCACGCTGGCTGTGGCAGAAGGGCACCCTGCACGAGCCCACGGTCCTCCAGTCGTTCGCCCTCGACGAGGTCCACCAGCGCCTGTACGTCCTCCAGTTGAGAACGGGCGGCGCCGACGCCGGCAACCTCTGTCTCAACCAGCTCGACTACACGGGCAAGGCGCTCGGCCACATGCACCTCCAGGGCTTCGGGCACGGCGTCAGCATGGGTGTGCAGAACACCTCCGACGGCGATGTGTGGATCTGGACCGAGGCCGCCGCGAAGGCCGGTTCGGGCGGTGCCTACGGCCAGGCCGTCACCCGCTTCCACTTCGCGAACGGCGCCACCCGCACCTCCGCCGACGTGGCGGTCCGCAAGCCGATCGCGAACTCCACCAACAACCAGCCCACGGTCTGCATGACCTCGAAGCGCATAGCGATCCGCTACCGCATCGCCAACCAACCCCGGTACCGCGTCTGGGACTTGGACGCCTTCGTGGCCCGCGACTACGCCACTCCGCTGGCCGACATAGCCCAGACCGGCGCCCACCCGGACCCGTCGATCCCGTTCCAGGGCTACGCGCTCGACGGCGACCACCTCTACCAACTCGCGGGCTCCGCCTACAACTCCACCACCAACCCGCCCGCGAAACACGGCAACACCTACGTCTCCTGCCTCGACATCCGCACCGGCGAACTGGTCCAGCGGTCCCGCACGGAGGCCGGTTACAACCTCACCTACCGCGAACCGGAGGGCCTCGCCGTCCGCACGAAGCCCAGCACCCGTCTGTGCATCGGGTTCGCGTCCGGGGAGGCGGGGGCACGGAAGTTCTCCCTCTGCCACAAGCCGTAG
- a CDS encoding ABC transporter permease, which translates to MSFWEYLGNRHQQLLTDAYQHASAVFQCMVVATLIGVVIGVVTYRSEWAGNLATTATSTILTIPSLAMIGLLIPIVGLGVPPTVIALTLYGLLPIVRNSIVGLRGVDPSLVDAAKGIGMSRPARLLRVELPLAWPPILTGIRVSTQMLMGIAAIAAYASGPGLGNEIFRGIGSLGSKNALNQVLAGTLGIIVLALLFDAAYVLLGRLTIPRGIRA; encoded by the coding sequence GTGAGCTTCTGGGAGTACTTGGGCAACCGGCACCAGCAGCTGCTCACCGACGCCTACCAGCACGCCAGCGCGGTCTTCCAGTGCATGGTCGTGGCCACGCTGATCGGTGTGGTGATCGGGGTCGTCACCTATCGGAGCGAGTGGGCGGGCAACCTCGCCACCACCGCCACGTCGACCATTCTGACCATTCCGTCGCTCGCCATGATCGGTCTGCTCATTCCGATCGTCGGTCTTGGCGTTCCGCCCACAGTGATCGCATTGACCTTGTACGGCCTGCTGCCGATCGTCCGTAACTCGATCGTGGGCCTGCGCGGGGTCGACCCGTCCCTCGTGGACGCGGCGAAGGGCATCGGGATGTCCCGGCCGGCGCGGCTCCTGCGGGTCGAACTGCCGTTGGCCTGGCCGCCGATCCTCACCGGTATCCGGGTCTCCACGCAGATGCTGATGGGCATCGCGGCCATCGCGGCGTACGCCTCCGGGCCCGGCCTCGGCAACGAGATCTTCCGCGGGATCGGGTCGCTGGGCAGCAAGAACGCCCTCAACCAGGTGCTCGCGGGCACGCTCGGGATCATCGTCCTGGCGCTGCTGTTCGACGCCGCGTACGTCCTTCTCGGACGGCTGACCATTCCCAGGGGGATCCGTGCCTGA
- a CDS encoding FAD-binding oxidoreductase, translating to MIMSRIEAPRDQDTGTLVDRLLAGLPAEAVLTDPDVTDSYANDMASFCPSGTPAVVVLPRTVEQVQHVMRVATELRLPVVPQGARTGLSGAANASEGCVVLSLVKMDRILEISPVDRIAVVEPGVINATLSRAVNEHGLYYPPDPSSWEMCTIGGNIGTASGGLCCVKYGVTAEYVLGLDVVLADGRLMSTGRRTAKGVAGYDLTRLFVGSEGSLGIVVKATLALRPQPPQQLVLAAEFGSAAAACDAVCRIMAGGHVPSLLELMDRTTVKAVNDLAHMGLPESTEALLLAAFDTLDPAADLAAVGALCEAAGATQVVPAEDAAESELLLQARRLSLTALEAVKGTTMIDDVCVPRSRLGEMLEGVERIGEKYRLTIGVCAHAGDGNTHPTVCFDAQDADESRRARESFDEIMALGLALGGTITGEHGVGVLKKEWLARELGPVGVEMQRAVKATFDPLGILNPGKLF from the coding sequence GTGATCATGAGCCGTATCGAAGCGCCTCGCGACCAGGACACCGGGACCCTTGTCGACCGGCTGCTGGCCGGGCTGCCCGCCGAGGCCGTCCTGACCGACCCGGACGTCACGGACTCGTACGCCAACGACATGGCGAGCTTCTGCCCGTCCGGCACCCCCGCCGTCGTCGTGCTGCCGCGCACGGTCGAACAGGTCCAGCACGTCATGCGCGTGGCCACCGAACTGCGCCTCCCGGTCGTCCCGCAGGGCGCCCGCACGGGCCTGTCGGGCGCGGCCAACGCGTCCGAGGGCTGCGTCGTGCTGTCCCTCGTCAAGATGGACCGCATCCTGGAGATCAGCCCGGTCGACCGCATCGCGGTCGTCGAGCCCGGCGTCATCAACGCGACGCTCTCCCGCGCGGTCAACGAGCACGGCCTCTACTACCCGCCGGATCCCTCCAGTTGGGAGATGTGCACGATCGGCGGCAACATCGGCACCGCGTCCGGCGGGCTGTGCTGCGTGAAGTACGGGGTGACGGCCGAGTACGTCCTCGGCCTGGACGTCGTCCTCGCCGACGGGCGGCTGATGAGCACCGGCCGGCGTACGGCCAAGGGCGTCGCCGGGTACGACCTGACCCGGCTGTTCGTCGGCTCGGAGGGCTCGCTCGGGATCGTCGTCAAGGCGACCCTGGCGCTGAGGCCGCAGCCGCCCCAACAGCTCGTACTGGCGGCCGAGTTCGGGTCCGCGGCGGCCGCTTGCGACGCCGTCTGCCGGATCATGGCGGGCGGGCACGTGCCGTCCCTCCTCGAACTGATGGACCGTACGACCGTCAAGGCCGTCAACGACCTGGCCCACATGGGACTGCCCGAGAGCACCGAGGCGTTGCTGCTCGCCGCCTTCGACACGCTGGATCCGGCCGCCGACCTGGCCGCCGTAGGAGCCCTGTGCGAGGCGGCCGGAGCCACGCAGGTCGTGCCCGCCGAGGACGCTGCCGAGTCCGAACTGCTGCTCCAGGCGCGGCGGTTGTCGCTCACGGCGCTGGAGGCGGTCAAGGGCACGACGATGATCGACGACGTGTGCGTGCCCCGGTCGCGGCTCGGCGAGATGCTCGAAGGGGTGGAACGGATCGGTGAGAAGTACCGGCTGACCATCGGCGTCTGCGCGCACGCCGGTGACGGCAACACGCACCCCACCGTCTGCTTCGACGCGCAGGACGCCGACGAGTCCCGGCGCGCCCGCGAGTCCTTCGACGAGATCATGGCCCTCGGCCTCGCACTCGGCGGCACCATCACCGGCGAACACGGCGTCGGCGTCCTGAAGAAGGAGTGGCTGGCCCGCGAACTCGGCCCGGTGGGCGTCGAGATGCAGCGGGCGGTCAAGGCGACCTTCGACCCGCTGGGGATCCTCAATCCCGGCAAGCTGTTCTGA
- a CDS encoding Lrp/AsnC family transcriptional regulator, translated as MGIDQLDGRIIVLLAEEPRIGVLEMSRRLGVARGTVQARLDRLQSNGVIRGFGPQVDPAALGYPVTAFATLEIRQGQGPDVRAHLATVPEVLELHTTTGSGDMLCRLVARSNADLQRVIDRVVGFDGIVRAATAIVMENPVPLRIIPLVKQAAEDPEGTTWPT; from the coding sequence ATGGGCATCGATCAGCTCGACGGACGGATCATCGTGCTGTTGGCCGAGGAACCGCGGATCGGGGTGCTGGAGATGTCCCGGCGACTCGGAGTGGCCCGGGGGACGGTGCAGGCGCGGCTGGACCGGCTTCAGTCGAATGGAGTCATCCGGGGATTCGGCCCGCAGGTCGATCCGGCGGCGCTCGGCTATCCGGTCACGGCGTTCGCGACGCTGGAGATCCGACAGGGGCAAGGCCCGGACGTGCGGGCGCACTTGGCGACCGTCCCGGAAGTCCTCGAACTGCACACCACCACCGGCAGCGGGGACATGCTGTGCCGGCTCGTGGCCCGGTCGAACGCCGATCTCCAGCGGGTCATCGACCGGGTTGTCGGTTTTGATGGCATTGTCCGGGCCGCCACCGCCATCGTCATGGAGAACCCCGTTCCGCTGCGGATCATCCCGCTGGTGAAACAGGCGGCGGAAGACCCGGAAGGGACGACCTGGCCGACGTAG
- a CDS encoding ABC transporter permease, which translates to MTTPELDEETEAEAVVPPTTPPKRRITWQKLTFLPAALVAILLATWLWFNQAHLDAISENALSNGQVSKALWQHVQLTVISTFFVLIIAIPLGILLTRAAFRKAAPVAMTFANMGQATPAIGLLALLVIWLGTGEKAALIGIIIYAVLPVLSNTIAGLKANDPTLLEAARGIGMSQLGVLAKVELPLAVPLILAGVRTALVLNVGTATLATFGGGGGLGVLITTGITTQRMPVLVLGSILTVSLALLVDWLASLAELLLRPRGLEAGS; encoded by the coding sequence GTGACCACTCCCGAGCTGGACGAGGAGACCGAGGCCGAGGCGGTGGTGCCGCCTACGACTCCCCCGAAACGCCGGATCACCTGGCAGAAGCTGACCTTCCTGCCCGCCGCCCTGGTGGCGATCCTGCTGGCGACCTGGCTGTGGTTCAACCAGGCCCACCTGGACGCCATTTCGGAGAACGCGCTCTCCAACGGCCAGGTCAGCAAGGCCCTTTGGCAGCACGTCCAACTCACCGTGATCTCCACGTTCTTCGTGCTGATCATCGCGATCCCGCTGGGCATCCTGCTGACCCGGGCGGCGTTCCGGAAGGCCGCCCCGGTGGCGATGACCTTCGCCAACATGGGCCAAGCGACCCCGGCGATCGGCCTGTTGGCCCTGCTGGTGATCTGGCTCGGCACCGGCGAGAAGGCGGCCCTGATCGGCATCATCATCTACGCCGTCCTGCCGGTCCTGTCCAACACCATCGCGGGCCTGAAGGCCAACGACCCGACCCTGCTGGAGGCGGCCCGAGGCATCGGCATGTCCCAACTCGGCGTCCTGGCAAAGGTGGAACTCCCGCTCGCCGTCCCGCTGATCCTGGCCGGTGTCCGAACCGCCCTGGTCCTCAACGTCGGTACGGCGACCCTGGCGACCTTCGGCGGGGGCGGCGGCCTGGGTGTCCTGATCACCACCGGCATCACCACCCAGCGGATGCCGGTCCTGGTGCTCGGCTCGATCCTCACGGTCAGTCTCGCCCTGCTGGTCGACTGGCTGGCCTCCCTGGCCGAACTCCTGTTGCGGCCAAGGGGATTGGAGGCGGGCTCATGA
- a CDS encoding tetratricopeptide repeat protein: MENEQRGPGTSLVAEAPRRRSPVPRRVLIATVAGCAVVGGLLWLLPEEPRPAPRPAPGPKAQALSAVTAGVPAALPDLAALIGDRETRVRVHPRDARSWAVLGSAYVEQGRRTGDTLYYPKAEEALRTSLKVRAKGNDASAVAMDGLAALANERRDFRAARTWGEAAVKAAPRRWTTYPLLIDAYTGLGDYKATHRTLEKLLELHTGPAVMARAAAVYRDRGWREDAAAQLADAAAKATAPAEQAAWLQRAGELAWERGDREVALRHFEAAVRLDPDQREALAGEGRALAALGRTSEALNSYQVALAKQPTPQYALELGELYESLGLTQAARVQYDTLRALAAKDAAAGVDDELVLGAFEADHGDAQDAVRRLRAEWTRQPGIPVADALGWALHRAGQDEEALKFASAATDKVHGGGVRDALYAFHRGMIEKELEKFASARRHLQEALQINPYFSPLRVPLAQAALATMGEPSDEPLPTDKEPQEKTS, encoded by the coding sequence ATGGAGAACGAACAGCGGGGCCCCGGTACTTCCCTGGTGGCGGAGGCGCCCCGGCGCCGCTCCCCCGTTCCGCGCCGGGTGCTGATCGCGACGGTCGCCGGGTGTGCCGTGGTCGGCGGGCTGCTGTGGCTGCTGCCCGAGGAGCCGCGTCCGGCGCCGCGGCCCGCGCCGGGACCCAAGGCGCAGGCGCTGAGCGCGGTCACCGCGGGGGTGCCGGCCGCGCTGCCCGACCTGGCCGCGCTGATCGGCGACCGCGAGACGCGGGTACGGGTCCATCCGCGGGACGCCCGGTCGTGGGCGGTGCTCGGCTCGGCCTATGTGGAGCAGGGGCGGCGGACCGGGGACACCCTGTACTACCCGAAGGCCGAGGAGGCCCTCCGCACCTCGCTGAAGGTCCGCGCGAAGGGCAACGACGCGAGCGCCGTCGCGATGGACGGCCTGGCGGCCCTCGCGAACGAACGGCGCGACTTCCGCGCGGCGCGCACCTGGGGCGAGGCCGCGGTGAAGGCGGCGCCGAGGCGGTGGACGACGTATCCGCTGCTGATCGACGCCTACACCGGCCTCGGCGACTACAAGGCGACCCACCGCACCCTCGAAAAGCTGCTGGAGCTGCACACCGGACCCGCCGTCATGGCCCGTGCCGCCGCCGTCTACCGCGACCGCGGCTGGCGCGAGGACGCCGCCGCCCAGCTCGCCGACGCGGCGGCGAAAGCCACCGCCCCGGCGGAGCAGGCCGCCTGGTTGCAGCGCGCCGGGGAGCTGGCCTGGGAACGCGGGGACCGCGAGGTCGCGCTACGGCACTTCGAGGCGGCCGTACGGCTCGACCCGGACCAGCGGGAGGCGCTCGCCGGTGAGGGCCGTGCGCTCGCGGCGCTGGGCCGCACCTCGGAGGCCCTGAACTCCTACCAGGTCGCCCTCGCCAAGCAGCCGACCCCGCAATACGCCCTGGAACTCGGCGAGTTGTACGAGTCGCTGGGACTCACGCAGGCCGCCCGCGTGCAGTACGACACCCTGCGCGCCCTCGCCGCCAAGGACGCGGCGGCCGGGGTCGACGACGAGTTGGTCCTCGGTGCCTTCGAGGCGGACCACGGCGACGCCCAGGACGCCGTACGCCGGCTGCGGGCCGAGTGGACCCGCCAGCCGGGGATCCCGGTGGCCGACGCGCTCGGGTGGGCGCTGCACCGGGCCGGGCAGGACGAGGAGGCGCTGAAGTTCGCGTCGGCGGCGACGGACAAGGTGCACGGGGGCGGGGTGCGGGACGCGCTGTACGCGTTCCACCGGGGCATGATCGAGAAGGAGTTGGAGAAGTTCGCGTCCGCGCGCCGCCATCTCCAGGAGGCGTTGCAGATCAACCCGTACTTCTCGCCGCTGCGGGTGCCGTTGGCGCAGGCGGCCTTGGCGACGATGGGCGAGCCGTCCGACGAGCCACTCCCCACGGACAAGGAGCCGCAGGAGAAGACGAGTTGA
- the nthA gene encoding nitrile hydratase subunit alpha, producing the protein MSGDHEDASISRRVRRLETLLEEKGVVTAGAVDEVLDAFLAGASPANGARVVARAWTDEAYRARLLTDGTAAVRELGFMDGSFQRLRVVANTDATHNVIVCTLCSCYPLPLLGPSPGWYKSEAYRSRVVREPRSVLAEFGLQLPTTTDITVWDSSAETRYMVLPLRPEGTESLTEDELAALVTRNALIGTAAV; encoded by the coding sequence ATGAGCGGTGACCACGAGGACGCCTCGATCTCCCGGCGGGTGCGGCGACTTGAGACCCTGCTGGAGGAGAAGGGGGTCGTCACGGCCGGGGCGGTCGACGAGGTGCTCGACGCGTTCCTCGCGGGCGCGTCACCGGCGAACGGGGCACGGGTGGTGGCCCGCGCCTGGACCGACGAGGCGTACAGGGCAAGGCTGTTGACGGACGGCACGGCCGCCGTGCGGGAACTCGGCTTCATGGACGGCTCGTTCCAGCGGCTGCGGGTCGTCGCGAACACGGACGCGACCCACAACGTCATCGTCTGCACCCTCTGCTCCTGCTACCCGCTCCCGCTGCTGGGCCCGTCCCCGGGCTGGTACAAGTCGGAGGCCTACCGCTCCCGCGTGGTCCGCGAACCCCGGTCCGTACTCGCCGAGTTCGGGCTCCAGCTGCCTACGACCACGGACATCACCGTGTGGGACTCCAGCGCGGAGACCCGCTACATGGTGCTTCCGCTCAGGCCCGAAGGCACGGAGTCGCTGACCGAGGACGAACTGGCCGCGCTGGTCACCCGCAACGCGCTCATCGGCACGGCAGCGGTGTGA
- a CDS encoding betaine/proline/choline family ABC transporter ATP-binding protein (Members of the family are the ATP-binding subunit of ABC transporters for substrates such as betaine, L-proline or other amino acids, choline, carnitine, etc. The substrate specificity is best determined from the substrate-binding subunit, rather than this subunit, as it interacts with the permease subunit and not with substrate directly.): MPEPSASERSATEPATATSGASIELENLTKRYPGSADPAVESVNMEIKAGELVVFVGPSGCGKSTTLKMINRLIEPTGGRIRIGGEDVTDIDPVKLRRKVGYAIQSSGLFPHMTVAQNIALVPKMIGWSKSRIRNRVEEMLDLVGLDAGEFQGRYPRQLSGGQQQRVGVARALAADPPVLLMDEPFGAVDPITRDHLQDELIRLQHELHKTIVFVTHDFDEAIKLGDRIAVLRERSHIAQFDTPEAILTNPADDFVSGFVGAGAALKRLNLTRVRDVEITDYPTVTVDDPLQNIFDKLRDSGTNEILLLDKRGRPYKWLRRGDMMRAKGSLARAGTLVSDTVTRDATLRDALEAVLTDNAGRVAVTGRRGEYTGVVDMETLMNSVHELLEADRLEAMEGRHELEEARALQTHAEQEGAGGEEKA; this comes from the coding sequence GTGCCTGAGCCATCCGCGTCCGAGCGATCCGCGACCGAGCCGGCGACCGCGACCTCCGGTGCCTCCATCGAGCTGGAGAACCTGACCAAGCGGTATCCGGGCAGCGCCGACCCGGCCGTCGAGAGCGTCAACATGGAGATCAAGGCGGGTGAGTTGGTCGTCTTCGTCGGGCCGTCCGGCTGCGGGAAGTCCACCACGCTCAAGATGATCAACCGGCTGATCGAACCGACCGGTGGCCGGATTCGCATCGGCGGCGAGGACGTCACCGACATCGACCCGGTGAAGCTGCGCCGCAAGGTCGGCTACGCGATCCAGTCGAGCGGTCTCTTCCCGCACATGACCGTCGCCCAGAACATCGCGCTGGTCCCGAAGATGATCGGCTGGTCCAAGTCCCGGATCAGGAACCGGGTGGAGGAGATGCTCGACCTGGTCGGCCTTGACGCCGGCGAGTTCCAGGGCCGCTATCCGCGCCAGCTCTCCGGCGGGCAGCAGCAACGCGTCGGCGTGGCACGGGCGTTGGCGGCGGATCCGCCGGTGCTGCTGATGGACGAGCCGTTCGGCGCGGTCGACCCGATCACCCGCGATCACCTCCAGGACGAGCTGATCAGGCTCCAGCACGAACTGCACAAGACGATCGTCTTCGTCACGCACGACTTCGACGAGGCGATCAAACTGGGCGACCGGATCGCGGTGTTGCGCGAACGCTCGCACATCGCGCAGTTCGACACCCCGGAGGCGATCCTCACCAACCCGGCGGACGACTTCGTGTCCGGTTTCGTGGGCGCCGGGGCGGCCCTGAAGCGGCTGAACCTGACCCGCGTACGGGACGTGGAGATCACCGACTATCCGACGGTGACCGTCGACGACCCGCTCCAGAACATCTTCGACAAGCTCCGGGACAGCGGCACCAACGAGATCCTCCTCCTCGACAAGCGCGGCCGGCCCTACAAGTGGCTGCGGCGCGGCGACATGATGCGCGCCAAGGGCTCGCTGGCCCGGGCGGGCACACTGGTCAGCGACACGGTGACGCGGGACGCGACGCTCCGGGACGCGCTGGAGGCGGTGCTCACGGACAACGCGGGGCGGGTCGCGGTCACCGGACGGCGCGGGGAGTACACCGGCGTCGTCGACATGGAGACGCTGATGAACTCCGTGCACGAACTCCTGGAGGCCGACCGGCTGGAGGCGATGGAGGGCCGGCACGAGCTGGAGGAGGCCCGGGCCCTCCAGACGCACGCCGAGCAGGAAGGCGCCGGCGGGGAGGAGAAGGCGTGA
- a CDS encoding SsgA family sporulation/cell division regulator: protein MHTVVERELELKLILSPERSIPVPARLSYRTDDPYAVHISFHINSEHPVHWTFARELLVEGVFRPCGHGDVRVWPTKVERRSVVLMALSSPDGDALLEAPAAQVSAWLERTLRVVPPGSEAEQLGIDAGLAELLAPTPADDLWLRDPWPSDESRDGE from the coding sequence ATGCACACAGTCGTAGAGCGGGAGTTGGAGCTCAAACTCATCCTGTCGCCGGAGCGCAGCATTCCGGTCCCGGCCCGGCTGAGCTACCGCACCGACGACCCGTACGCCGTCCACATCTCCTTCCACATCAACTCCGAGCACCCCGTGCACTGGACGTTCGCCCGCGAACTCCTCGTCGAGGGCGTGTTCCGGCCATGTGGGCACGGGGACGTGCGGGTGTGGCCGACGAAGGTGGAGCGGCGCAGTGTCGTCCTGATGGCGCTGAGTTCACCCGACGGGGACGCCCTGCTGGAGGCTCCGGCGGCGCAGGTGTCGGCGTGGCTGGAGCGCACCCTGCGGGTGGTCCCTCCGGGCTCTGAGGCCGAGCAGCTCGGCATCGACGCCGGCCTGGCCGAGCTGCTCGCCCCGACCCCGGCCGACGACCTGTGGCTGCGCGACCCGTGGCCGTCGGACGAGTCGCGGGACGGGGAGTGA
- a CDS encoding SH3-like domain-containing protein has translation MPDRFPPGTRVRTFRHDPPHHTRLPRYARGRSGVVVEPEGRAELADVSARGTGDAPVEQVYAVRFAARDLWGEGDHHVVLDLWESYLEACEEERDDER, from the coding sequence ATGCCTGACCGCTTCCCGCCCGGCACCCGCGTCCGGACCTTCCGCCACGACCCGCCGCACCACACCCGCCTGCCCCGTTACGCACGCGGCAGGTCCGGTGTCGTCGTGGAGCCGGAAGGGCGCGCGGAGCTGGCCGACGTCAGTGCGCGGGGGACCGGGGACGCGCCGGTGGAGCAGGTGTACGCGGTGCGGTTCGCGGCCCGGGACCTGTGGGGCGAGGGCGACCATCACGTCGTACTCGATCTGTGGGAAAGCTACTTGGAAGCGTGCGAAGAGGAACGTGACGATGAGCGGTGA
- the hppD gene encoding 4-hydroxyphenylpyruvate dioxygenase, translated as MTQTTHHTPDTARQADPFPVKGMDAVVFAVGNAKQAAHYYSTAFGMTLVAYSGPENGSRETASYVLTNGSARFVFTSVIKPATPWGEFLTRHVAEHGDGVVDLAIEVPDARAAYAYAVEHGARSLAEPYELKDENGSVVLAAIATYGETRHTLVERTGYDGPYLPGFAPAEPLVAAPAHRTFQAIDHCVGNVELGHMNEWVGFYNKVMGFTNMKEFVGDDIATEYSALMSKVVADGTLKVKFPINEPAVAKKKSQIDEYLEFYGGAGVQHIALNTNDIVQTVRTMRAAGVKFLDTPDSYYDTLGEWVGDTRVPVDTLRELKILADRDEDGYLLQIFTKPVQDRPTVFFELIERHGSMGFGKGNFKALFEAIEREQEKRGNL; from the coding sequence ATGACGCAGACCACTCACCACACCCCCGACACCGCCCGGCAGGCCGACCCCTTCCCGGTGAAGGGGATGGACGCGGTCGTCTTCGCCGTGGGCAATGCCAAGCAGGCGGCGCACTACTACTCCACGGCCTTCGGCATGACGCTGGTCGCCTACTCCGGTCCGGAGAACGGCAGCCGCGAGACCGCCTCGTACGTGCTCACCAACGGCTCCGCCCGCTTCGTGTTCACCTCCGTCATCAAGCCCGCCACCCCCTGGGGCGAGTTCCTCACCCGGCACGTGGCCGAGCACGGCGACGGTGTCGTCGACCTCGCCATCGAGGTGCCGGACGCGCGCGCCGCGTACGCCTACGCCGTCGAGCACGGCGCCCGTTCGCTCGCCGAGCCGTACGAGCTGAAGGACGAGAACGGCTCGGTCGTCCTCGCCGCGATCGCCACCTACGGCGAGACCCGCCACACCCTCGTCGAGCGCACCGGCTACGACGGCCCGTACCTCCCCGGCTTCGCCCCCGCCGAACCGCTCGTCGCGGCCCCCGCCCATCGCACCTTCCAGGCGATCGACCACTGCGTCGGCAACGTCGAACTCGGCCACATGAACGAGTGGGTCGGCTTCTACAACAAGGTCATGGGCTTCACGAACATGAAGGAGTTCGTGGGCGACGACATCGCGACCGAGTACAGCGCGCTGATGTCGAAGGTCGTCGCCGACGGCACGCTCAAGGTCAAGTTCCCGATCAACGAGCCCGCCGTCGCGAAGAAGAAGTCGCAGATCGACGAGTACCTGGAGTTCTACGGCGGCGCGGGCGTCCAGCACATCGCGCTCAACACCAACGACATCGTGCAGACCGTACGGACGATGCGCGCGGCCGGAGTGAAGTTCCTCGACACCCCCGACTCCTACTACGACACCCTCGGCGAGTGGGTCGGCGACACCCGCGTCCCCGTCGACACCCTGCGCGAGCTGAAGATCCTCGCCGACCGCGACGAGGACGGATACCTTCTCCAGATCTTCACCAAGCCGGTCCAGGACCGGCCTACGGTGTTCTTCGAACTCATCGAGCGACACGGCTCGATGGGCTTCGGCAAGGGCAACTTCAAGGCGCTGTTCGAGGCGATCGAGCGGGAGCAGGAGAAGCGGGGCAACCTGTAA